In Bradyrhizobium sp. CCBAU 051011, the following are encoded in one genomic region:
- a CDS encoding LysR family transcriptional regulator, with protein MFDWNDLKYFLAVARHGSTIAAGKALGTSQSTVHRRLEELERRIGQALVTRQVSGYRLTEYGTTLLPFAERIEAAVADFQRRAADVEQDMKGTIRVTCPEPIVIRMTQSGLIERFHARYPHLRVEFITSDRYLDLSKGEVDIAFRSGDTDDELIGRKIADSFWGVYASRDYVERHGKPDRVEDLSQHSIVGFDETLAGHRAAKWLKDVAPDARMPVRNNSVLGLVSAVKSGAGIGPLPTALGDAEPDLVRVLGPIPELTRSWRLLTHPDIRRVPRIAAFFDYIIEQRDALKPTLTG; from the coding sequence ATGTTCGACTGGAACGATTTGAAGTACTTTCTCGCCGTCGCGCGCCATGGCAGCACGATTGCCGCCGGCAAGGCGCTCGGCACCAGCCAGTCGACCGTGCACCGCCGGCTCGAAGAGCTCGAACGCCGGATCGGGCAGGCGCTGGTGACGCGGCAGGTGAGCGGCTACCGGCTCACCGAATACGGCACCACGCTGTTGCCTTTTGCCGAACGCATCGAGGCTGCGGTCGCGGATTTCCAGCGGCGGGCAGCCGACGTCGAACAGGACATGAAGGGCACGATCCGCGTCACCTGCCCGGAGCCGATCGTCATCCGCATGACACAGTCGGGCCTGATCGAGCGGTTTCATGCGCGCTATCCGCATCTGCGCGTCGAATTCATCACCAGCGACCGCTATCTCGATCTCTCGAAGGGGGAGGTCGACATCGCTTTCCGCTCGGGCGACACCGACGACGAGCTGATCGGCCGCAAGATCGCGGACTCGTTCTGGGGCGTCTATGCCAGCCGAGACTATGTCGAACGTCACGGCAAGCCCGATCGCGTCGAGGACTTGTCGCAGCATTCTATCGTCGGCTTCGACGAGACGCTGGCTGGTCACCGCGCTGCAAAATGGCTGAAGGACGTAGCGCCCGACGCCAGGATGCCGGTGCGCAACAACAGCGTGCTTGGTCTCGTCTCCGCGGTGAAATCCGGCGCCGGAATAGGACCGCTGCCGACGGCGCTCGGCGACGCTGAGCCTGATCTGGTCCGCGTGCTCGGCCCGATTCCGGAATTGACGCGAAGCTGGCGGTTACTGACGCATCCCGATATCCGCCGCGTGCCGCGGATCGCGGCGTTTTTCGATTACATCATTGAGCAGCGTGACGCGCTGAAACCGACCCTTACCGGATAA
- a CDS encoding DUF4864 domain-containing protein — protein MRAVVLLLACLLAFLAPARADDVAAAQNVIRAQEQAFASDDAAAAYSHAAPEIKQLFPQADIFMQMVRQGYAPVYRHKSFEFGEARSAGGRIAQRVHIVDDNGEAWEAMYTLEQQSDGSLKITGCSLLKAGQAV, from the coding sequence ATGCGAGCTGTCGTCCTGCTTCTTGCCTGCCTGCTAGCCTTCCTCGCCCCCGCCAGGGCCGACGACGTCGCCGCCGCGCAAAACGTGATCCGCGCCCAGGAGCAGGCATTCGCCAGCGACGATGCCGCAGCGGCCTATTCCCATGCCGCGCCCGAGATCAAGCAGCTCTTTCCGCAGGCCGATATCTTCATGCAGATGGTCCGCCAGGGCTACGCGCCGGTCTATCGCCACAAGAGCTTTGAATTCGGCGAAGCGCGCTCAGCCGGCGGCCGCATCGCCCAGCGCGTCCACATCGTCGACGACAATGGCGAAGCCTGGGAGGCGATGTACACGCTGGAGCAGCAGAGCGACGGCAGCCTGAAGATCACGGGATGTTCGCTGCTGAAGGCGGGACAGGCGGTCTAG
- a CDS encoding MFS transporter, which translates to MVISSEISRESDLFVPDSRRAWTRLAVAVLIGSLGSVGMWSVVVALPVVQLDFGASRGTASLAFTMIMLGFGSGAVLTGKITDRYGIVTAIGLGIGILGLGYIVAGMSTSIWHFILVHFAIGLSSSATFGPLMAEASHWFDRYRGLAVAVAASGNYIGGAIWPPLVNLGIEQLGWRTTHIALGIFTAVAMTLALIGLRMLMGAGGQRDHENAAPPRMDLRISTNALTAILSLAAIACCVAMSMPQVHIVAYCSDLGYGVARGAEMLSLMLGFGIISRIGSGFLADKIGGIRTLLIGSVAQGTALLFYLFFDGLTSLYVISAMFGLFQGGIVPSYAIIVREAMPASEAATRVGIVIFASVFGMSFGGWVSGAIFDATGSYMAAFANGLAWNALNIAIMLLLLLRARQRLAMA; encoded by the coding sequence GTGGTAATTTCTTCTGAGATCTCCAGAGAGTCCGACCTGTTCGTTCCCGATTCGCGCCGGGCGTGGACCCGGCTTGCCGTTGCCGTCTTGATCGGCTCGCTCGGTAGCGTCGGCATGTGGTCGGTGGTGGTCGCGCTGCCGGTGGTGCAACTCGATTTCGGCGCGAGCCGCGGCACCGCTTCGCTCGCCTTTACGATGATCATGCTCGGCTTCGGCTCCGGCGCGGTATTGACCGGCAAGATCACCGACCGTTACGGCATCGTCACCGCGATCGGGCTCGGTATCGGCATTTTGGGGCTCGGCTATATCGTCGCGGGCATGTCGACCTCGATCTGGCATTTCATTCTGGTGCATTTCGCGATCGGGCTGTCGTCGTCGGCCACTTTCGGCCCGCTGATGGCGGAGGCTTCCCACTGGTTCGACCGCTACCGCGGGCTCGCGGTCGCCGTCGCTGCCAGCGGCAATTACATCGGCGGCGCGATCTGGCCGCCGCTGGTGAATCTCGGCATCGAGCAACTGGGCTGGCGCACCACCCACATCGCGCTCGGTATCTTCACCGCGGTGGCGATGACGCTGGCGCTGATCGGCCTTCGTATGCTGATGGGGGCGGGCGGCCAGCGCGACCACGAGAACGCCGCCCCGCCGCGCATGGATCTGCGAATTTCCACCAATGCGCTGACGGCGATCCTGTCGCTCGCCGCGATTGCCTGCTGCGTCGCGATGTCGATGCCGCAGGTGCATATCGTCGCCTATTGCAGCGATCTCGGTTATGGCGTGGCGCGCGGTGCCGAGATGCTGTCGCTGATGCTCGGCTTCGGCATCATCAGCCGGATCGGAAGCGGATTTCTTGCCGACAAGATCGGCGGCATCCGCACGCTGCTGATCGGCTCGGTGGCGCAGGGCACGGCGCTGTTGTTCTATCTGTTCTTCGACGGCCTGACCTCGCTCTATGTCATTTCCGCGATGTTCGGCCTGTTCCAGGGCGGCATCGTGCCGAGCTACGCCATCATCGTGCGCGAGGCGATGCCGGCCTCGGAAGCCGCGACACGGGTGGGCATCGTGATCTTCGCCTCCGTGTTCGGCATGTCGTTCGGCGGCTGGGTCTCGGGCGCGATCTTCGACGCGACAGGCTCCTACATGGCGGCGTTCGCCAACGGGCTGGCGTGGAATGCGCTCAACATTGCGATCATGCTGCTGCTGTTGCTGCGCGCGCGTCAGCGGCTGGCGATGGCTTGA
- a CDS encoding DUF1127 domain-containing protein, which yields MSTIQGSTELGPATAKRQFYSPLEAYWNAFQAWRKRGKLRTELCRLTDSELADIGITRGEIDYVASNRSISSDPLRWMSDIGTRR from the coding sequence ATGAGCACGATCCAGGGGTCCACCGAGCTGGGACCGGCAACAGCGAAGCGGCAGTTCTACAGTCCTCTCGAAGCATATTGGAATGCATTTCAGGCGTGGCGCAAACGCGGGAAGCTGCGAACCGAGTTGTGTCGCCTGACGGACAGCGAGCTTGCGGACATTGGTATCACGCGCGGCGAGATTGACTACGTCGCCTCAAACCGCTCAATCTCGTCAGATCCGCTCCGTTGGATGTCTGACATCGGCACTCGAAGGTGA
- a CDS encoding plastocyanin/azurin family copper-binding protein, whose product MKNITMVGLVLIGLSAWPLLAFSHDKHTHKTYSAGEPGDPKRTSRTIEVKMSEMAYTPPSIEVERGEQIRFVIRNVGEDDHEFLLATTEENLNHADDMKKHPHMEHDDPNAVRLKPNKSAEIVWKFTKSGTFEYSCLIPGHRESGMIGKVTVK is encoded by the coding sequence ATGAAGAATATCACAATGGTCGGCCTCGTGCTGATCGGCCTTTCGGCATGGCCGCTACTGGCGTTCAGCCACGACAAGCACACCCACAAAACCTATTCGGCAGGCGAGCCCGGCGATCCCAAAAGAACCTCGCGCACCATCGAGGTCAAAATGAGCGAGATGGCCTACACGCCGCCAAGTATCGAGGTGGAGCGTGGCGAGCAGATTCGCTTCGTGATCCGCAACGTCGGCGAGGACGACCACGAATTTTTGCTCGCCACCACGGAAGAAAACCTCAACCACGCTGACGACATGAAGAAGCATCCGCATATGGAGCACGACGATCCGAACGCCGTGCGGCTCAAGCCGAACAAGTCGGCCGAGATCGTCTGGAAGTTCACCAAATCAGGCACGTTCGAATATTCGTGCCTGATCCCCGGCCACCGCGAGAGTGGCATGATCGGCAAGGTGACGGTGAAGTGA
- a CDS encoding cupin domain-containing protein: MRSHLVPGIALLAGLGVSNLALAQQHGAAAPNLAKPNMVLQQVVEGLPKDDRQTVRVMTATFKPGDKTVYHTHRFPVTVYVLEGTFTLELDGRPPLTVKAGEALVEPPKVPMTGYNRSATEPTKVVIFYVSANDTPFLDLHSH; the protein is encoded by the coding sequence ATGCGCAGCCATCTCGTCCCGGGCATCGCCCTGCTCGCCGGCCTCGGCGTCAGCAATCTTGCATTGGCGCAGCAGCACGGCGCGGCAGCACCCAATCTCGCCAAGCCCAATATGGTGCTGCAGCAGGTCGTCGAGGGGTTACCCAAAGACGACAGGCAAACCGTGCGGGTCATGACGGCAACGTTCAAGCCGGGCGACAAGACCGTCTATCACACCCACCGTTTTCCGGTGACGGTCTATGTGCTGGAAGGCACCTTTACCCTCGAGCTCGACGGCCGCCCGCCGCTCACGGTCAAGGCCGGCGAAGCGTTGGTCGAGCCGCCCAAGGTGCCGATGACCGGTTATAACCGCAGCGCCACCGAGCCGACCAAGGTCGTCATCTTCTATGTCAGCGCCAACGACACGCCATTTCTCGACCTGCACTCGCACTAG
- a CDS encoding DUF1488 family protein, whose amino-acid sequence MTLARGSIRGYEIDRMVLLFSMMDGPKEIPCAVSASAMDDLEHVPRTAPERREEQFLRLRDRIEQCASRKFDAREFEGTPPGIIVRSIDFRR is encoded by the coding sequence ATGACGCTCGCGCGCGGCAGTATCCGCGGTTATGAAATAGACCGGATGGTGCTGCTATTCTCCATGATGGACGGGCCGAAGGAAATACCCTGTGCCGTCAGCGCTTCGGCGATGGACGATCTGGAACATGTGCCGCGGACGGCGCCGGAGCGGCGCGAGGAGCAATTCCTTCGATTGCGCGACCGGATCGAGCAATGCGCGTCGCGCAAGTTTGACGCCCGGGAGTTCGAGGGGACGCCGCCCGGCATCATCGTGCGGAGTATCGATTTTCGCCGTTAG